One stretch of Paenibacillus sp. FSL R5-0341 DNA includes these proteins:
- a CDS encoding response regulator transcription factor, which produces MIRILIAEDQRMLRGALASLLDLEDDFEVIGEAGNGEEALKQIATLQPDLCLMDIEMPVMSGLDVAERIQQLGLSCRIIILTTFARPGFLERAIQAGVQGYLLKDEPSDRLAEAIRRVMNGGREVSPELVFGAAKAVNPLTEREKEVLKLAATGMNANHIATSLHLSYGTVRNYLSEAFAKLDAKNRMEAVSIAEEKGWLS; this is translated from the coding sequence ATGATTCGTATATTAATTGCCGAAGATCAGCGTATGCTGCGTGGTGCTCTAGCCTCCCTGCTTGATCTTGAAGATGATTTTGAAGTCATTGGAGAAGCGGGTAATGGAGAGGAAGCTCTGAAGCAGATTGCTACTCTCCAGCCAGATCTTTGCCTGATGGACATTGAAATGCCTGTGATGAGTGGACTTGATGTGGCTGAACGCATTCAGCAGCTTGGTCTGAGTTGTCGGATCATCATCCTCACAACGTTTGCTCGACCTGGATTCCTGGAACGGGCTATACAAGCCGGAGTTCAGGGCTATCTGCTCAAGGATGAGCCCAGTGACCGTTTAGCCGAGGCCATTCGACGTGTAATGAACGGTGGGCGGGAAGTCTCACCTGAGCTTGTTTTTGGCGCGGCCAAAGCCGTCAACCCGCTAACAGAACGGGAGAAGGAAGTGCTCAAGCTGGCTGCCACCGGGATGAATGCCAATCATATTGCTACTTCTCTACATCTCTCCTACGGGACTGTACGTAACTATTTATCAGAGGCCTTTGCCAAGCTAGATGCCAAGAACCGGATGGAAGCCGTCTCCATTGCCGAGGAGAAAGGCTGGCTGTCATAG
- a CDS encoding sensor histidine kinase: MLQGFELFPKRYGVYPYIWMIYLAMPLYYLWNERGLQQYIGITAFIVFVLTYRQLYMNAGTYLFSYWLCMQMGCVLILSLIIDPNMFFLGFFTANFIGWYSEKRTFRFFLLIFAVIQTVPMVITIALDQLRTEQLLFFIPFYLIMLISPYGIKTMLDRQQLEAKLDEAHQHIKELIKREERMRIARDLHDTMGHTLSLITLKSELVTKLIAKNPERAIQEAREIERTSRAALREVRQLVSDMRAISIVEALADAKETLKSANIELRLIGEQGSYADVPDLTQNMASLCILESVTNIVKHSKATIGIIQIERIPDGIRIMVQDNGIGISSDKHHGNGLKGMSERLDLIDGSFQISSGSKGTRVVVFFPLIASEPQGGISL, encoded by the coding sequence ATGCTTCAAGGTTTTGAACTTTTCCCTAAACGATACGGTGTCTATCCATATATCTGGATGATCTATTTAGCCATGCCTTTATACTATCTGTGGAATGAGCGAGGGCTTCAGCAGTACATCGGAATCACAGCTTTTATCGTTTTCGTCCTTACCTATCGACAACTCTACATGAACGCAGGCACATATCTTTTTTCCTATTGGCTCTGTATGCAAATGGGTTGTGTTCTCATTCTTAGCCTGATCATTGATCCTAACATGTTTTTTCTTGGATTTTTCACAGCGAATTTCATTGGATGGTATTCGGAAAAGCGTACCTTTCGCTTTTTTTTGCTTATCTTCGCTGTCATACAGACCGTTCCGATGGTCATTACCATAGCCCTCGATCAACTTCGTACCGAGCAGCTACTGTTCTTTATTCCGTTTTATCTAATCATGCTGATATCTCCCTATGGCATCAAAACCATGCTAGATCGTCAGCAGTTGGAAGCCAAGCTCGATGAAGCGCACCAGCATATTAAAGAGCTGATCAAACGAGAAGAACGCATGCGTATTGCCCGGGATCTGCACGATACGATGGGGCACACGCTCTCTTTGATTACATTGAAGAGTGAACTTGTTACCAAACTTATCGCCAAAAATCCCGAACGTGCCATTCAAGAAGCACGCGAAATTGAGCGCACCTCCCGTGCTGCCTTACGAGAAGTACGTCAACTTGTCTCCGATATGCGGGCAATCAGCATTGTGGAGGCATTGGCTGATGCCAAAGAAACCTTGAAAAGTGCCAACATTGAACTGCGACTGATCGGAGAACAAGGATCTTATGCTGATGTGCCTGATTTGACTCAGAACATGGCAAGTCTCTGCATTCTTGAGTCCGTAACGAACATCGTAAAGCACAGCAAAGCCACTATAGGGATTATTCAAATTGAACGAATACCTGATGGAATCAGGATTATGGTCCAAGATAATGGCATTGGCATCAGTTCAGATAAACATCATGGAAACGGGCTGAAGGGAATGTCCGAGCGCCTGGATTTGATCGATGGGTCATTTCAGATTTCCTCCGGTTCTAAAGGAACCCGAGTCGTCGTTTTCTTTCCCTTAATCGCCAGCGAGCCACAAGGAGGGATATCATTATGA
- a CDS encoding ABC transporter permease, whose translation MSMLLAQSRVEMLRMSRNVYFVFWSLLMPVLFYILYTRIFTTDAVDAQQWNAHYLMSMTCFSVMGSSIMTLGIRLVQERVHGWITYLRVTPLPNSIYFGGKMIGQTFIHLCSIIIIFISGYLINGVSLTASQWIGSALWILAGSLPFLALGTCIGTFRRVDTASGLSNALYLSLALLGGMWMPLDVMPDWLRQIGSWLPSHSFGNGAWVIIAGDMPHMRDILILAAYLVGFMLLSTYIRSKQKEA comes from the coding sequence ATGTCCATGCTGCTGGCCCAATCCCGAGTAGAGATGCTTCGCATGTCACGTAATGTCTATTTTGTATTCTGGTCTTTACTGATGCCTGTACTATTCTATATCCTGTATACCCGCATATTTACCACAGATGCTGTGGATGCTCAGCAATGGAATGCACACTATCTGATGTCCATGACCTGCTTCAGCGTGATGGGCTCATCTATCATGACTCTTGGTATTCGTCTTGTTCAGGAGAGGGTGCACGGCTGGATTACCTATCTTCGAGTTACACCGCTACCAAACTCCATTTATTTTGGTGGTAAAATGATTGGTCAGACCTTCATCCACCTGTGCTCGATTATCATTATTTTTATATCCGGTTATCTGATTAACGGTGTTTCCCTCACGGCATCACAGTGGATTGGTTCTGCGCTCTGGATTCTGGCTGGCTCTTTGCCTTTTCTTGCGCTCGGTACATGCATTGGCACGTTCCGCAGGGTAGACACTGCCAGCGGATTGAGCAACGCTCTGTATCTCTCCCTCGCCTTGCTTGGAGGTATGTGGATGCCGCTTGATGTCATGCCAGACTGGCTGAGGCAGATCGGCAGCTGGTTGCCTTCACACAGCTTCGGCAACGGAGCATGGGTCATCATAGCTGGAGATATGCCTCATATGCGAGATATCCTTATTTTAGCAGCATATCTGGTGGGATTTATGTTACTATCCACATATATCCGCAGCAAACAGAAGGAGGCGTAA
- a CDS encoding ABC transporter ATP-binding protein: protein MDSTVIHLNNVSKQFGNKHAVRHISLNITSGSIVAILGPNGAGKTTTMKMMLGLSSPSSGEVTVLGVAPDHKQVRQRMGVMLQDVSVMDGLTVREIIRMVHSYYPTPLDTDVIEGLTGLAPAALNRRAEKLSGGQKRSLNFALAMAGDPDVLFFDEPTVGMDSETRRHFWIQIRALAQQGKTVVFTTHYLHEADEAADRIILFNEGSIVADGTPDSIKGGITKRTLSFSFSSDLDIRTQVERLSGVDKIEYRKNRCILHTQDTDALIRHIITIQLPVQEIRIEAGQLDDAYATLLETIKEDH from the coding sequence ATGGATTCAACGGTTATCCATTTGAACAATGTAAGCAAGCAGTTTGGAAACAAACACGCCGTTCGGCATATCTCACTAAATATCACCAGCGGCTCGATTGTGGCCATACTCGGACCTAACGGTGCTGGCAAAACAACCACCATGAAAATGATGCTCGGCCTGTCCAGCCCTTCCTCTGGTGAAGTGACTGTCCTGGGAGTGGCACCGGATCATAAACAGGTTCGTCAACGCATGGGTGTCATGTTACAGGATGTCAGTGTCATGGACGGACTTACCGTCCGAGAGATTATTCGCATGGTTCACAGCTACTACCCTACCCCGCTGGATACAGACGTGATTGAAGGCTTAACCGGTCTTGCGCCAGCTGCCTTGAATCGAAGAGCAGAAAAGCTGTCCGGCGGACAGAAGCGCAGCCTGAATTTTGCACTGGCCATGGCCGGTGACCCTGACGTTCTCTTCTTCGATGAACCTACTGTCGGAATGGATTCCGAGACCCGCAGGCATTTCTGGATACAGATCCGTGCGCTTGCGCAGCAAGGCAAAACTGTGGTCTTCACCACCCACTACCTTCACGAAGCAGATGAAGCTGCCGATCGAATTATCCTGTTCAATGAAGGCTCCATCGTTGCAGACGGAACCCCCGACAGCATCAAAGGCGGAATCACGAAGCGAACACTATCCTTTTCATTCTCCTCAGATTTAGACATTCGCACTCAAGTTGAAAGGTTGTCCGGGGTAGACAAGATTGAGTATCGTAAAAATCGATGCATTCTTCATACCCAAGATACAGATGCACTCATTCGCCACATCATTACCATTCAGCTTCCCGTTCAGGAGATCCGCATTGAAGCCGGACAGCTCGACGATGCTTACGCAACATTGCTCGAAACCATAAAGGAGGATCATTAA
- a CDS encoding ROK family glucokinase, which translates to MSEKIYVGVDLGGTAIKVGICDEQGQLMHTYEGPTEVDKGVDTVIANIEKYVRHIVAESPYSWEQLEGVGAGVAGFTNVREGIIVHAPNIGFRNVAIRSILEERLGKPIKIDNDANVAALGEVWAGAGKGVDNCVCYTLGTGVGGGLILNGNIYQGFSGMAGELGHISVVPDLEAIKCGCGKMGCVETVSSATGIIRMAKDAVERGDHTSLALVDKIAAKEVFDAAKAGDEVAQRIVNRAAFYLGKSMATVAAVINPEMFIIGGGVSKAGNFLFDEIRTVFAKLTPEPLQEGVQILEATLGNNAGIVGAAGLLLRS; encoded by the coding sequence ATGTCTGAGAAAATCTACGTTGGGGTCGATCTCGGCGGAACAGCAATCAAGGTCGGTATATGCGATGAACAAGGTCAGCTAATGCATACGTATGAAGGACCGACTGAAGTGGATAAGGGCGTAGACACGGTCATCGCCAACATCGAGAAGTATGTCCGACATATCGTAGCCGAATCACCTTACAGTTGGGAACAGCTTGAGGGTGTAGGTGCTGGTGTGGCCGGGTTCACGAATGTACGTGAGGGAATTATCGTTCATGCCCCTAACATCGGATTTCGGAATGTAGCCATTCGTTCGATTTTGGAGGAACGTCTGGGCAAGCCAATCAAAATAGATAACGATGCCAATGTAGCTGCACTGGGTGAAGTATGGGCAGGTGCGGGCAAAGGCGTAGACAATTGCGTATGTTATACACTCGGTACGGGCGTTGGTGGAGGCTTGATCTTGAATGGTAACATCTATCAAGGATTCTCCGGTATGGCGGGAGAGCTGGGTCATATCAGTGTTGTCCCTGATCTGGAGGCCATCAAGTGCGGCTGTGGTAAAATGGGATGTGTTGAGACGGTATCGTCTGCAACAGGTATTATCCGTATGGCGAAGGATGCCGTAGAACGCGGTGATCATACGTCACTGGCACTCGTTGACAAGATTGCAGCCAAAGAAGTATTTGATGCTGCGAAGGCAGGCGATGAAGTAGCACAGCGCATTGTAAACCGTGCGGCCTTCTACTTGGGCAAGTCCATGGCTACTGTAGCGGCTGTCATTAACCCGGAGATGTTCATCATCGGTGGTGGCGTATCTAAAGCGGGTAACTTCCTGTTCGACGAAATACGTACCGTATTTGCTAAGTTGACACCGGAACCGTTGCAAGAAGGGGTTCAGATTTTGGAAGCTACACTTGGTAATAATGCAGGTATTGTAGGTGCAGCAGGTCTTCTCTTGCGTTCCTAG
- the rapZ gene encoding RNase adapter RapZ, giving the protein MLEGEGSPGTGATLIIITGMSGAGKTIAVQSLEDLGFFCVDNLPPVLIPKFAELIEQSNGKIGKVALVIDLRGREFFTALSESLNYIKDHFTIHCEILFLDATDSVLVQRYKESRRRHPLAPEGMPLDGIRLERKMLEELKNSATQVLNTSTMKPAQLKERIISRFSHLESQMLSVNITSFGFKYGIPIDADLVFDVRFLPNPHYIDHLRPNTGQNSDVYEYVMKWPETQAFLTKLLDMLHFLIPQYRKEGKSQVIIGIGCTGGKHRSVAISEYLGKMLGSSETEAVTVSHRDADRDRH; this is encoded by the coding sequence ATGCTTGAAGGTGAAGGCTCACCAGGCACAGGCGCCACGCTCATTATCATTACGGGCATGTCCGGAGCAGGTAAAACCATTGCAGTACAGAGCCTGGAGGATTTGGGTTTCTTCTGTGTGGATAATCTGCCGCCGGTATTGATTCCAAAATTTGCGGAACTGATTGAACAGTCAAACGGCAAGATCGGTAAGGTTGCATTGGTTATCGATCTGCGCGGGCGTGAATTCTTTACGGCTCTGTCCGAGTCTTTGAACTATATTAAAGATCATTTTACCATTCATTGCGAAATTTTATTCCTGGATGCTACAGATTCTGTACTTGTTCAGCGTTACAAAGAAAGCAGGCGCAGACATCCGCTGGCTCCTGAAGGCATGCCGTTGGACGGCATCCGGTTGGAGCGTAAGATGCTGGAGGAACTCAAAAACTCCGCTACACAGGTACTGAATACAAGTACAATGAAGCCTGCTCAACTGAAAGAACGCATCATATCCCGCTTTTCTCATCTGGAAAGCCAAATGCTGTCGGTGAATATTACGTCGTTTGGATTCAAGTATGGCATTCCAATCGATGCCGATCTAGTATTTGATGTACGTTTTTTACCGAATCCGCATTATATTGATCATTTGCGTCCGAATACGGGACAGAATAGTGATGTGTATGAATATGTTATGAAATGGCCAGAGACACAGGCGTTTCTGACAAAGTTGCTGGATATGCTGCATTTCCTGATTCCGCAATACCGGAAGGAAGGCAAAAGTCAGGTTATTATTGGAATCGGCTGTACCGGAGGCAAGCATCGTTCGGTAGCAATATCGGAATATTTGGGCAAGATGTTGGGAAGCAGCGAGACTGAAGCTGTCACCGTGAGCCATCGCGACGCTGACCGGGACCGTCATTAA
- a CDS encoding YvcK family protein, whose amino-acid sequence MKEAGPRRERPRIVVMGGGTGLSVMLRGLKEKPLDITAIVTVADDGGSSGILRNELQMPPPGDIRNVLTALADVEPLLSDMLKYRFNTGAGLAGHSLGNLILAAMTDISGDFVTAVRELSRVFAVRGEVLPAAGQAVVLHAEMEDGTIITGESKIPEAGGRIKRVFLEPDHVEPLPEAVEAIRQADAILIGPGSLYTSILPNLLVPKLAEAVVEADAVKMFICNVMTQPGETDNYTVSDHLKAVHEHIGHQLFDYVIVNNGDIPLQVQNKYAEKGAKPVVLDMNVLESAGYQVVADTLVLFKTYLRHDADKLSHHIYQLVQNWMLRKR is encoded by the coding sequence ATGAAAGAGGCCGGACCACGAAGAGAACGTCCGAGAATAGTTGTAATGGGCGGCGGAACCGGATTATCCGTGATGTTGCGCGGTTTAAAAGAAAAACCGCTGGATATCACGGCCATCGTCACAGTTGCAGATGACGGTGGAAGTTCAGGCATCCTGCGCAATGAGCTACAAATGCCGCCTCCGGGCGACATTCGCAACGTGCTTACGGCACTGGCTGATGTAGAACCATTGCTTTCAGATATGTTGAAGTACCGTTTCAATACAGGCGCGGGGCTTGCAGGCCACAGCTTGGGGAATTTAATTTTGGCTGCAATGACGGATATTTCGGGCGACTTCGTGACCGCGGTGCGGGAACTTAGCCGCGTGTTTGCCGTTCGAGGTGAGGTATTACCAGCCGCCGGTCAGGCCGTGGTGTTGCATGCCGAGATGGAAGATGGGACAATTATTACAGGTGAGTCCAAGATTCCGGAGGCAGGTGGACGCATTAAACGCGTTTTCCTTGAACCGGATCACGTGGAGCCGTTGCCAGAAGCGGTAGAGGCTATTCGTCAAGCTGACGCCATTCTGATCGGACCAGGCAGCCTCTATACAAGCATCCTTCCCAATCTGCTCGTACCAAAGCTGGCAGAGGCTGTGGTAGAAGCTGATGCGGTGAAGATGTTTATCTGTAATGTGATGACACAGCCGGGAGAAACAGATAACTATACAGTAAGTGACCACCTTAAGGCGGTACACGAGCATATAGGTCATCAGCTCTTTGACTATGTTATCGTAAATAATGGTGATATTCCGCTGCAAGTGCAGAATAAGTATGCGGAAAAAGGAGCAAAACCGGTTGTATTGGATATGAATGTACTCGAAAGTGCCGGCTATCAGGTGGTTGCAGATACCCTTGTTCTGTTCAAAACCTATCTGCGTCATGATGCCGACAAGTTGAGTCATCACATCTACCAACTGGTACAAAATTGGATGTTACGGAAGAGGTGA
- the whiA gene encoding DNA-binding protein WhiA, translating to MSFAAQTKKELTMIESEPCCEKAELSALIRMLGAVQLSNKKVILDISTENAAIARRAYSLLKKHFQVHTELLVRKKMRLKKNNVYIVRIPTMVQEILNGLHIVSEGFLFTPGIHAELFQQNCCKRAYLRGAFLAGGSVNNPEGSSYHLEIASMYEEHCQALVDLANEFHLNARCIERKKGFILYIKEGEKIIELLSIIGAHQALFKFEDVRIMRDMRNSVNRIVNCETANLNKTIGAAVRQIDNIRLLQKEVGLESLPEKLREVAEVRLAHPDINLKEVGELLKGTVSKSGVNHRLRKIDELAEKVRTERYG from the coding sequence ATGTCGTTTGCAGCACAGACCAAAAAAGAGTTAACCATGATCGAGAGCGAACCGTGCTGCGAAAAGGCGGAACTTTCAGCCCTCATCCGTATGCTTGGTGCAGTGCAGTTATCGAATAAAAAAGTGATCTTGGATATTTCGACGGAGAATGCCGCCATTGCAAGAAGGGCATACTCTCTGCTTAAAAAGCATTTTCAAGTGCATACGGAACTACTGGTCCGCAAAAAAATGCGGCTGAAAAAGAACAATGTATATATTGTTCGTATTCCAACCATGGTACAGGAGATTCTCAATGGTCTTCATATTGTATCGGAAGGATTTCTGTTCACACCAGGGATTCATGCGGAGCTGTTTCAGCAGAACTGTTGTAAACGGGCCTATCTTCGCGGTGCATTTCTGGCAGGTGGATCGGTTAATAATCCGGAAGGTTCTTCCTACCATCTGGAGATTGCGTCCATGTATGAGGAGCACTGCCAGGCACTGGTCGATCTGGCGAATGAATTTCATCTGAATGCCCGGTGTATAGAACGGAAAAAAGGATTCATCCTATATATCAAGGAAGGCGAGAAAATCATTGAGCTGCTTAGCATCATTGGTGCTCATCAGGCCTTGTTCAAGTTTGAAGATGTACGGATTATGCGCGACATGCGTAACTCCGTTAACCGTATTGTCAATTGTGAGACGGCCAACCTGAATAAAACCATCGGAGCGGCGGTAAGGCAGATTGATAATATCCGGTTGTTGCAAAAGGAAGTTGGTCTGGAATCACTGCCTGAGAAGCTTCGCGAAGTGGCGGAGGTTCGACTCGCTCATCCAGATATCAACTTGAAGGAAGTGGGCGAACTCCTTAAAGGGACAGTCAGCAAGTCGGGAGTGAACCATCGGCTTCGCAAGATCGATGAGCTGGCTGAGAAAGTACGTACAGAACGTTATGGTTAA
- a CDS encoding HPr family phosphocarrier protein, giving the protein MTKHPVVVRLKTGLHARPAALFVQEANKYSSEVFVEKDDKKVNAKSIMGIMSLAISTGTEIQISAEGADAEQAVNALVSLVSKEELENQ; this is encoded by the coding sequence ATGACAAAGCACCCGGTAGTTGTCCGTTTGAAAACGGGTCTCCATGCCAGACCTGCGGCACTGTTCGTTCAAGAGGCGAATAAGTACTCATCTGAAGTGTTCGTCGAGAAGGACGACAAAAAAGTTAATGCAAAAAGTATCATGGGGATCATGAGCCTTGCGATCAGCACAGGTACGGAAATCCAGATTAGTGCAGAAGGCGCGGATGCCGAACAGGCTGTAAACGCTTTAGTTAGTCTGGTAAGCAAGGAAGAGCTTGAAAACCAATAA
- a CDS encoding SIMPL domain-containing protein (The SIMPL domain is named for its presence in mouse protein SIMPL (signalling molecule that associates with mouse pelle-like kinase). Bacterial member BP26, from Brucella, was shown to assemble into a channel-like structure, while YggE from E. coli has been associated with resistance to oxidative stress.), with the protein MGKQWMKPFGAVLVASTLLVGGTAWVAPGNYAYAAEVQGVQQNVINVVGKGEIQVKPDIAYLSIGVNSTAETAASAQKANAAKVQKVSNLLKNTWKISADDIQTSQFSVQPNYTYSEKDGQQIKGYTAHHTLTVTYREMDKIGELLDAASQAGANNIENVRFTVENPESYESQVIEKAVANADVKAGAIAKAVKRQLGAVLSVSQGDANVPVFYASEALMSKALDTAGSTEIETGQVKVSTILNITYEMK; encoded by the coding sequence ATGGGTAAACAATGGATGAAACCGTTTGGTGCGGTGCTGGTGGCAAGTACGTTGCTTGTTGGAGGAACAGCATGGGTTGCACCAGGTAACTATGCTTACGCTGCAGAGGTTCAGGGCGTACAACAGAATGTGATTAATGTCGTGGGTAAAGGTGAGATTCAGGTGAAGCCGGATATTGCTTACCTGTCCATTGGCGTGAACAGTACTGCAGAGACAGCTGCATCTGCCCAAAAAGCAAATGCTGCCAAAGTTCAAAAGGTATCCAACTTGCTGAAGAATACGTGGAAGATCAGTGCAGATGACATTCAAACCAGTCAGTTCTCTGTACAACCGAACTATACTTATAGCGAAAAAGACGGACAACAAATTAAAGGATACACAGCACATCATACGCTGACGGTCACATATCGTGAAATGGACAAAATCGGTGAGCTGCTCGATGCTGCTTCACAAGCAGGTGCCAACAACATTGAGAACGTGCGCTTTACTGTAGAAAATCCGGAAAGTTATGAGTCCCAAGTGATTGAGAAGGCTGTTGCCAATGCAGATGTGAAAGCTGGCGCCATTGCAAAAGCGGTTAAACGTCAACTGGGTGCTGTTCTTTCCGTGAGCCAAGGCGATGCCAATGTGCCTGTATTCTATGCAAGTGAGGCTTTGATGTCCAAAGCACTAGATACAGCAGGTAGCACTGAGATTGAAACAGGCCAGGTTAAAGTAAGCACAATCTTGAATATCACGTATGAAATGAAATAA
- a CDS encoding DUF4163 domain-containing protein, whose translation MTSWKKWTSALLAAGIIVGSGAVWQDSSVQAASVSSKVTTPAEVTLKSGGKTLTQKGLLQGGSTWVSLTAVKDVAGGTLKYDAKTKEYALTAANNTLTISLLDGQPSVRINNYYPQVDAKLINGRLYIPFSAMRDYLGVQGNWDGKTKTLTLSKVKQNSVKVKAATVNVTVKNAEVDVQYPQVSGLASKEAEAAINKVLKDEVDAYVADFKKQTSEFGGATANRPYAFESSYVVTYNERGVLGLITQRYEDYAGAHGMTTRTGHTFALDTGKELTLDDVLQNNKTMRETVGKKVGEQLKARGGYLEGYKELNKDQDFYVTPTGVVVFFQLYEYTAYAEGFPEMPFTYKELLPKGTEPFSNVTGTK comes from the coding sequence ATGACATCATGGAAAAAATGGACAAGTGCGTTGCTGGCAGCAGGAATTATTGTGGGGAGCGGTGCAGTGTGGCAAGATAGTTCGGTACAAGCGGCTTCTGTATCCTCCAAAGTGACAACCCCGGCTGAGGTGACCCTGAAATCGGGTGGGAAAACACTGACTCAAAAAGGACTTCTTCAAGGTGGCTCAACTTGGGTCTCTCTTACGGCAGTTAAAGATGTGGCAGGTGGAACCTTGAAATATGATGCGAAAACCAAAGAGTATGCTCTGACAGCAGCCAATAACACGCTGACCATCAGCCTTTTGGACGGCCAGCCGAGTGTTCGAATTAACAACTATTATCCTCAAGTGGACGCCAAGCTGATCAACGGCAGACTATATATCCCATTCTCGGCGATGAGAGATTATCTGGGTGTGCAGGGGAACTGGGATGGCAAAACCAAAACGTTGACACTCAGCAAGGTGAAACAAAATAGCGTGAAAGTTAAAGCGGCAACCGTTAATGTCACTGTGAAAAATGCTGAAGTTGATGTTCAATATCCGCAGGTGAGTGGACTTGCCAGCAAGGAAGCTGAAGCGGCAATCAATAAAGTGCTTAAAGACGAAGTGGATGCATATGTAGCTGACTTCAAGAAACAGACATCTGAGTTCGGTGGCGCAACCGCCAACCGCCCATATGCATTTGAGAGCTCTTATGTGGTGACCTACAATGAAAGAGGCGTGCTGGGACTCATTACACAACGTTACGAGGATTATGCTGGCGCTCATGGTATGACAACCCGTACAGGCCACACCTTTGCGCTGGACACAGGTAAGGAGCTTACGTTAGATGATGTGCTGCAAAACAACAAAACCATGCGCGAGACGGTGGGTAAAAAAGTCGGTGAACAGCTGAAAGCCCGCGGTGGATACCTCGAAGGTTACAAAGAGTTAAATAAAGATCAGGATTTCTATGTGACACCAACAGGGGTGGTCGTGTTCTTCCAGCTGTATGAGTATACAGCGTACGCAGAGGGATTCCCTGAAATGCCATTTACGTATAAAGAGCTTCTTCCTAAAGGCACAGAACCTTTTAGCAATGTAACGGGAACCAAGTAA
- the clpP gene encoding ATP-dependent Clp endopeptidase proteolytic subunit ClpP: MSFIPMVVEQSNRGERAYDIYSRLLKDRIIFLGSDVNDVVANAIMAQMLFLAAEDPEKDIHLYINSPGGSITAGMAIYDTMQFIKPDVSTICVGMAASMGAFLLNAGAKGKRFALPNSEIMIHQPLGGAQGQASDIEIRARRILKMRDTLNRIISERSGQPLERIEKDTDRDYFMSAAEAADYGIIDKVIENVGSQGI, from the coding sequence GTGAGTTTTATTCCAATGGTCGTTGAACAGAGCAACCGAGGTGAGCGCGCCTACGACATCTACTCCAGATTGCTGAAGGATCGTATTATTTTCCTTGGTAGCGATGTTAATGACGTAGTGGCTAATGCCATTATGGCACAGATGTTGTTCCTGGCTGCGGAAGATCCGGAGAAAGACATTCACTTATACATCAACAGCCCAGGCGGATCGATTACAGCCGGTATGGCGATTTACGATACAATGCAATTCATCAAACCGGATGTATCTACCATCTGTGTAGGTATGGCCGCTTCCATGGGTGCATTCTTGCTGAATGCCGGTGCGAAAGGGAAACGTTTTGCGTTGCCTAACAGTGAAATCATGATTCACCAACCACTTGGTGGTGCTCAAGGTCAAGCTTCGGACATCGAAATTCGTGCTCGCCGCATCCTGAAAATGCGTGATACCTTGAACCGCATCATCTCTGAGCGTTCAGGTCAACCGCTGGAGCGGATCGAGAAAGACACAGATCGTGACTATTTCATGAGTGCTGCTGAAGCTGCCGATTACGGTATCATTGATAAAGTTATCGAAAACGTAGGTTCCCAAGGCATCTAA